From Amphiprion ocellaris isolate individual 3 ecotype Okinawa chromosome 10, ASM2253959v1, whole genome shotgun sequence, one genomic window encodes:
- the ss18 gene encoding protein SSXT isoform X3, whose amino-acid sequence MSVAFAPHRQRGKGDITPAGIQKLLDENNQLIQCIMDFQSKGKTAECSQYQQMLHRNLVYLATIADSNQNMQSLLPAPPTQNMPMGPGGMNQSGPPPQPPHGHNMPSEGMVSGGPPAPHMQNQMNGQMPGPNHMPMQGPGPGPTQPPNMPSGTMNMPPSSHGSMGGYNHTVPSSQGMPAQSQMNMTQGQPMGNYGPRPNMNMQPNQGPMMHQQPPSQQYNMPPGGGGQHYQGQQNPMGMMGQVNQGNHVMGQRPMPPYRPPQQGNAQYGQQQEAYQQGPPQQQGYPPQQQYPGQQGYPPQQQGYGPSQSAPGQYPNYPQGQGQQYGGYRPPQPGPPQGQQQRPYGYDQGQYGNYQQ is encoded by the exons ATGTCGGTGGCGTTTGCACCTCACAGGCAGCGCGGGAAGGGTGATATAACACCCGCTGGAATACAAAAG TTACTTGATGAAAACAACCAGCTGATTCAGTGTATAATGGACTTCCAGAGTAAAGGCAAAACAGCAGAATGTTCACA GTATCAGCAGATGCTGCACAGAAATTTAGTGTACCTGGCCACGATAGCAGACTCTAATCAGAACATGCAgtctctcctccctgct CCGCCCACTCAGAACATGCCGATGGGCCCTGGTGGGATGAACCAAAGTGGGCCccctcctcagcctcctcatGGTCACAACATGCCCTCTGAGGGTATGGTTAGCGGTGGCCCTCCAGCCCCACATATGCAGAACCAGATGAATGGACAGATGCCTG GTCCTAATCACATGCCCATGCAAGGTCCTGGTCCAGGCCCCACCCAGCCCCCAAACATGCCCAGTGGCACTATGAATATGCCCCCCAGCAGCCATGGCTCGATGGGTGGCTACAATCACACTGTCCCGTCCTCCCAAGGCATGCCAGCTCAGAGCCAAATGAATATGACCCAGGGCCAACCCATGGGAAACTATGGGCCTCGTCCAAACATGAACATGCAGCCCAATCAAG GCCCGATGATGCACCAGCAGCCTCCCTCACAGCAGTATAACATGCCTCCTGGTGGTGGTGGACAGCACTACCAGGGACAACAGAACCCAATGGGTATGATGGGCCAGGTCAACCAAGGGAATCATGTCATGGGACAGAGGCCAATGCCTCCCTACAGACCCCCACAGCAAG GTAATGCCCAGTATGGCCAACAGCAGGAAGCGTACCAGCAAGGCCCTCCCCAGCAGCAGGGCTATCCTCCTCAACAGCAGTACCCAGGTCAGCAGGGCTACCCACCACAGCAGCAGGGTTACG GTCCCTCTCAAAGTGCCCCAGGACAGTATCCTAACTATCCTCAGGGGCAGGGGCAGCAGTATGGGGGCTATCGCCCTCCTCAGCCCGGACCCCCCCAGGGCCAACAGCAGCGCCCATATGGTTATGACCAG GGCCAGTATGGAAATTACCAGCAATGA
- the ss18 gene encoding protein SSXT isoform X1: MSVAFAPHRQRGKGDITPAGIQKLLDENNQLIQCIMDFQSKGKTAECSQYQQMLHRNLVYLATIADSNQNMQSLLPAPPTQNMPMGPGGMNQSGPPPQPPHGHNMPSEGMVSGGPPAPHMQNQMNGQMPGPNHMPMQGPGPGPTQPPNMPSGTMNMPPSSHGSMGGYNHTVPSSQGMPAQSQMNMTQGQPMGNYGPRPNMNMQPNQGPMMHQQPPSQQYNMPPGGGGQHYQGQQNPMGMMGQVNQGNHVMGQRPMPPYRPPQQGPPQQYPGQEDYYGDQYSHAGQGASEGNAQYGQQQEAYQQGPPQQQGYPPQQQYPGQQGYPPQQQGYGPSQSAPGQYPNYPQGQGQQYGGYRPPQPGPPQGQQQRPYGYDQGQYGNYQQ, from the exons ATGTCGGTGGCGTTTGCACCTCACAGGCAGCGCGGGAAGGGTGATATAACACCCGCTGGAATACAAAAG TTACTTGATGAAAACAACCAGCTGATTCAGTGTATAATGGACTTCCAGAGTAAAGGCAAAACAGCAGAATGTTCACA GTATCAGCAGATGCTGCACAGAAATTTAGTGTACCTGGCCACGATAGCAGACTCTAATCAGAACATGCAgtctctcctccctgct CCGCCCACTCAGAACATGCCGATGGGCCCTGGTGGGATGAACCAAAGTGGGCCccctcctcagcctcctcatGGTCACAACATGCCCTCTGAGGGTATGGTTAGCGGTGGCCCTCCAGCCCCACATATGCAGAACCAGATGAATGGACAGATGCCTG GTCCTAATCACATGCCCATGCAAGGTCCTGGTCCAGGCCCCACCCAGCCCCCAAACATGCCCAGTGGCACTATGAATATGCCCCCCAGCAGCCATGGCTCGATGGGTGGCTACAATCACACTGTCCCGTCCTCCCAAGGCATGCCAGCTCAGAGCCAAATGAATATGACCCAGGGCCAACCCATGGGAAACTATGGGCCTCGTCCAAACATGAACATGCAGCCCAATCAAG GCCCGATGATGCACCAGCAGCCTCCCTCACAGCAGTATAACATGCCTCCTGGTGGTGGTGGACAGCACTACCAGGGACAACAGAACCCAATGGGTATGATGGGCCAGGTCAACCAAGGGAATCATGTCATGGGACAGAGGCCAATGCCTCCCTACAGACCCCCACAGCAAG gACCCCCTCAGCAGTACCCAGGGCAGGAAGACTACTATGGGGACCAGTACAGTCACGCAGGACAGGGAGCCTCAGAAG GTAATGCCCAGTATGGCCAACAGCAGGAAGCGTACCAGCAAGGCCCTCCCCAGCAGCAGGGCTATCCTCCTCAACAGCAGTACCCAGGTCAGCAGGGCTACCCACCACAGCAGCAGGGTTACG GTCCCTCTCAAAGTGCCCCAGGACAGTATCCTAACTATCCTCAGGGGCAGGGGCAGCAGTATGGGGGCTATCGCCCTCCTCAGCCCGGACCCCCCCAGGGCCAACAGCAGCGCCCATATGGTTATGACCAG GGCCAGTATGGAAATTACCAGCAATGA
- the ss18 gene encoding protein SSXT isoform X2, which produces MSVAFAPHRQRGKGDITPAGIQKLLDENNQLIQCIMDFQSKGKTAECSQYQQMLHRNLVYLATIADSNQNMQSLLPAPPTQNMPMGPGGMNQSGPPPQPPHGHNMPSEGMVSGGPPAPHMQNQMNGQMPGPNHMPMQGPGPGPTQPPNMPSGTMNMPPSSHGSMGGYNHTVPSSQGMPAQSQMNMTQGQPMGNYGPRPNMNMQPNQGPMMHQQPPSQQYNMPPGGGGQHYQGQQNPMGMMGQVNQGNHVMGQRPMPPYRPPQQGPPQQYPGQEDYYGDQYSHAGQGASEGNAQYGQQQEAYQQGPPQQQGYPPQQQYPGQQGYPPQQQGYGPSQSAPGQYPNYPQGQGQQYGGYRPPQPGPPQGQQQRPYGYDQGHMRK; this is translated from the exons ATGTCGGTGGCGTTTGCACCTCACAGGCAGCGCGGGAAGGGTGATATAACACCCGCTGGAATACAAAAG TTACTTGATGAAAACAACCAGCTGATTCAGTGTATAATGGACTTCCAGAGTAAAGGCAAAACAGCAGAATGTTCACA GTATCAGCAGATGCTGCACAGAAATTTAGTGTACCTGGCCACGATAGCAGACTCTAATCAGAACATGCAgtctctcctccctgct CCGCCCACTCAGAACATGCCGATGGGCCCTGGTGGGATGAACCAAAGTGGGCCccctcctcagcctcctcatGGTCACAACATGCCCTCTGAGGGTATGGTTAGCGGTGGCCCTCCAGCCCCACATATGCAGAACCAGATGAATGGACAGATGCCTG GTCCTAATCACATGCCCATGCAAGGTCCTGGTCCAGGCCCCACCCAGCCCCCAAACATGCCCAGTGGCACTATGAATATGCCCCCCAGCAGCCATGGCTCGATGGGTGGCTACAATCACACTGTCCCGTCCTCCCAAGGCATGCCAGCTCAGAGCCAAATGAATATGACCCAGGGCCAACCCATGGGAAACTATGGGCCTCGTCCAAACATGAACATGCAGCCCAATCAAG GCCCGATGATGCACCAGCAGCCTCCCTCACAGCAGTATAACATGCCTCCTGGTGGTGGTGGACAGCACTACCAGGGACAACAGAACCCAATGGGTATGATGGGCCAGGTCAACCAAGGGAATCATGTCATGGGACAGAGGCCAATGCCTCCCTACAGACCCCCACAGCAAG gACCCCCTCAGCAGTACCCAGGGCAGGAAGACTACTATGGGGACCAGTACAGTCACGCAGGACAGGGAGCCTCAGAAG GTAATGCCCAGTATGGCCAACAGCAGGAAGCGTACCAGCAAGGCCCTCCCCAGCAGCAGGGCTATCCTCCTCAACAGCAGTACCCAGGTCAGCAGGGCTACCCACCACAGCAGCAGGGTTACG GTCCCTCTCAAAGTGCCCCAGGACAGTATCCTAACTATCCTCAGGGGCAGGGGCAGCAGTATGGGGGCTATCGCCCTCCTCAGCCCGGACCCCCCCAGGGCCAACAGCAGCGCCCATATGGTTATGACCAG GGGCACATGAGGAAATAA
- the psma8 gene encoding proteasome subunit alpha-type 8, with translation MAARYDRAITVFSPDGHLFQVEYAQEAVKKGSTAVGIRGKDIVVLGVEKKSVAKLQEERTVRKICALDEHVCMAFAGLTADARIVINRARVECQSHRLTVEDPVTVEYITRYIATLKQRYTQSNGRRPFGISALIVGFDYDGTPRLYQTDPSGTYHAWKANAIGRSAKTVREFLEKNYTDEAIAGDNEAIKLAIKALLEVVQSGGKNIELAVIRRNQPLKILESKEIETLVTEIEKEKEEEAEKKKQKKST, from the exons ATGGCGGCAAGATATGACAGAGCAATTACTGTATTTTCTCCTGATGGTCATCTCTTTCAAGTGGAGTATGCACAAGAAGCTGTAAAGAAAGGTTCTACAGCG GTGGGAATCAGAGGTAAGGACATCGTTGTCCTTGGTGTGGAGAAGAAATCTGTAGCAAAGTTACAGGAGGAAAGAACAGTCCGCAAGATATGTGCGCTGGACGAGCATGTCTGCATGGCGTTTGCAG GTCTGACAGCAGATGCTCGTATTGTGATAAACAGAGCTCGCGTTGAGTGCCAGAGCCACAGGCTAACAGTTGAGGATCCAGTGACGGTGGAATACATCACACGCTACATAGCTACACTGAAACAG CGCTACACTCAAAGCAATGGGCGCAGGCCATTTGGCATCTCTGCGTTAATTGTTGGCTTTGACTACGATGGAACTCCCAGGCTGTACCAGACGGACCCATCAGGAACCTATCATGCTTGGAAG GCAAATGCAATCGGCCGTAGTGCAAAAACCGTGAGAGAGTTCTTGGAGAAGAATTACACAGATGAAGCTATTGCTGGTGACAATGAGGCAATCAAGTTGGCCATTAAAGCTTTGCTTGAG GTCGTCCAGTCAGGAGGAAAAAATATTGAACTTGCTGTTATCAGACGGAATCAGCCACTGAAG ATTTTGGAATCCAAGGAAATCGAGACCCTGGTGACTGAGATcgagaaggaaaaagaggaggaggcagagaagaagaagcagaaaaaatccACTTAA